Below is a window of Arabidopsis thaliana chromosome 2, partial sequence DNA.
TGTTTCTCAGGGAGCTTGTAAGGTGAGTCAATTTTGATGGATTGTTTTGGAAATGATTTGTGTGTTTCTGtcaaaatctgattttgaatGTGTCTGTGTATGTTCAGTAATGCAAGTGATGCTTTGGATAAGCTGAGGTTCTTGAGTGTAACAGAGCCTTCTTTGCTTGGAGATGGTGGAGATCTTGAGATTAGGATTAAGCCTGATCCTGATAACGGCACCATCACCATAACGTATGAGAGACttctcattttttgttttacttaagTATTGAAAATTGAATAGAACAGGTTTACTTAGAGAGGTTTGATGCGTATATGCAGTGATACTGGTATTGGAATGACAAAGGAAGAACTTATTGATTGCCTTGGAACTATTGCTCAAAGTGGTACTTCGAAATTCTTGAAGGCTCTAAAGGTTTTTTTTCCATCTCTTTGAAAACCTGTTGCTAGCAAATCTTTGATGTCATGTTTTCGGACTCATTGTTTTATTGCTCTCTTTATTCAGGAAAACAAGGACCTTGGTGCTGACAACGGTTTGATCGGACAGTTTGGTGTTGGGTTTTACTCTGCTTTCTTAGTTGCTGAGAAGGTGAAGActttcaacttttgttttttagtgtCTTCTGGTTAATGTATTTCTTACGAGGAATGGACGTACAATTGTCTTTGCTTTCAGGTTGTTGTGTCCACCAAAAGCCCCAAATCTGACAAGCAATATgtttgggaatcggttgccgATAGTAGCTCGTATCTgatcagagaagaaacagaccCTGATAACATTCTACGTCGTGGAACACAAATCACCTTGTATCTGAGGGtacttttctttattcattcATCCTTTCATTTGATGCGTCAGATCTCTTATAGTTTGTTTGACTGCTTATTCCTGGCTGCAGGAGGATGATAAATACGAATTTGCGGAGTCTACAAGGATCAAGAACCTCGTGAAGAATTACTCTCAGTTCGTTGGGTTTCCTATCTATACATGGCAGGAGAAATCAAGGACTATAGAGGTGAGgatgaaagttttgtttttgtaatcatATTAGTGTATTCACATTGCTAATAtggtttaaaatttgtaacttGTGGTAGGTCGAAGAGGACGAACCAGTtaaggaaggagaagaggtaaaaaaattatgttgttttaattGTGTGTATCAACTATCAAACAGTCACAACCAAAAGACTGTTCTAGAATTTTGTTTACTGAGTTGATTTTGTTACTTGTTTGTTTCCAGGGTgagccaaagaaaaagaagaccaCTAAAACTGAGAAGTATTGGGATTGGGAACTAGCCAACGAGACCAAACCGCTATGGGTAAGCCTTGGAGCTTTAGCCTGCGTTTTGTACTTTTCTTTCAACATGTTTACTGATTATTTTGTGTCTTTGAATAGATGCGCAATTCGAAGGAAGTGGAAAAAGGAGAGTACAATGAGTTCTACAAAAAGGCTTTCAATGAGTTCTTGGATCCACTTGCTCACACACACTTCACAACTGAGGTCTTTATACTTATACACTATACACTATATTTATGTCAATTTATGAATTCTTCAATTGGTGCTTACTAGTCTCTGTATTGTCTTGATTATTAAAGGGTGAGGTTGAGTTCAGGAGCATTTTGTACATCCCTGGGATGGGTCCTCTTAACAATGAAGATGTTACAAACCCGAAAACAAAGAACATTCGTCTCTACGTGAAGCGTGTGTTTATCTCTGACGATTTTGATGGAGAGCTTGTGAGTCTTTTATGGGTTCTTTCTTATGTAGAAATCTCTTTAGATTTGTGGTTCAATTTTTATCTGACTATGTTACCTAATCTGTTTGCAGTTCCCGAGATATCTGAGCTTTGTGAAGGGAGTTGTGGACTCTGATGATCTTCCTCTTAATGTTTCTCGTGAAATTCTCCAAGAAAGCAGAATTGTGAGTGGTGCAACTGTTAGTGATACAAATGTTTATCATATATGAATATCACAAATTGTAACTGTACTATCTTTCGTGATAATGTTCAGGTAAGAATCATGAGAAAGAGGCTCATTAGAAAAACCTTTGACATGATACAAGAAATCTCTGAGAGTGAAAACAAAGAGGTAGGTATCTCATTatcctaattttgttttgagctCATTTGAAAGCCAGGGATATTCATGTTGTACAAACAATTCTAGGATTACAAGAAATTCTGGGAGAACTTTGGTAGATTCCTTAAATTGGGTTGTATTGAAGACACCGGTAACCACAAGCGTATCACACCGCTACTTAGATTCTTCAGTTCCAAGAATGAAGAGGAATTGACAAGCTTGGATGATTATATCGAGAACATGGGAGAGAACCAAAAGGCGATCTACTACCTCGCAACTGATAGTCTTAAAAGTGCCAAGTCTGCCCCTTTCTTGGAGAAACTAATCCAAAAAGATATCGAGGTATATGCTTCAAGACTTGTTTTTCAACTTCGAGTTTCTGTTTAGATTTGACTTTCTCACCACTTgcttttgttaattataggTTCTATATTTGGTTGAACCAATCGATGAAGTTGCTATTCAGAATTTGCAAACctacaaagaaaagaaattcgTTGATATCAGTAAAGAAGATTTGGAACTCGGTAAGTATGGTTTAGCACTGCTGACTGCCCGCACATTTCTCTCAACCATTTGTTTGTAACAAAACGTGTCCATTCTCGcaggagatgaagatgaagtaAAGGACAGGGAAGCGAAACAAGAGTTTAACCTTCTCTGTGACTGGATAAAACAGCAGCTCGGTGACAAAGTTGCAAAAGTCCAAGTCTCAAACCGTTTGAGCTCTTCTCCTTGTGTGCTTGTCTCTGGCAAATTCGGGTGGTCAGCTAATATGGAAAGGTTAGTACTTCAGCAAAAGCTTTATAACCTGAAATCCACATACCATAAAACTTATGTGCTTGTTCATTGACTTATGTGCTTATTCATTGTGAAAGGCTAATGAAGGCACAGGCTCTTGGAGACACTTCAAGCCTGGAGTTCATGAGAGGTAGGAGAATACTAGAGATCAATCCAGATCATCCCATCATCAAAGACTTGAACGTAAGTGTGTGGTATAATATTCTCTCAGAAATCTCTTGTCTCGAAAAAGccttattaatttttgtattcttttggTACAGGCTGCTTGTAAGAATGCACCAGAGAGCACTGAAGCAACAAGAGTGGTCGATCTCTTGTATGACACTGCTATAATATCAAGTGGATTCACTGTAAGAAATCTGAAACCTTTCTTGTTTCCCAGTAAAAGTCTTGGACCATTTTACTCACTTATATGTGTTTGTTGTACAGCCTGATAGCCCGGCCGAGCTCGGGAACAAGATATATGAGATGATGGCAATGGCGGTTGGAGGAAGATGGGGcagagttgaagaagaagaagaaagctcgaCTGTGAATGAAGGAGATGACAAAAGCGGAGAAACAGAGGTAGTTGAACCATCTGAAGTGAGGGCAGAGAGTGATCCTTGGCAAGATTGATCCTTTTTTACCTTCTTTTGTTTgcagtgatttttttttgacagaaCGCTTTATCTTTCCATTAGCAGTATCATGGGCCTAATGAAAGCCCATAATTAAATCACGCGTGAACGAGATTTATCCAATACAgtatttgtagtttttttttgataattaaaataattttagagaatttacacaaaaaaagcttttaacaaaaatatttacgaatatttgaaaaatatttgcatTTGAGTTGTATTAAATATTCTGAATTTACATcctcttattattaaaaagaaaatacaaattgaaaaatagtCTAATCTGCcatcaattttcaattttggattttgtacattattaatcaaaatcgTCTATGGTAATTTGGTCATCACTCTATATTCCTTAAATACactatatttcaaatttaaataatatttcttaaacACACTATATTCAATACTTATCAcctatttattgttttttcaaagatttaaaaaaactaaatataaaaaatcaatctaaaataaaccaaaaatatagttattaattttacatattttttattaaaaatattatgttggCAAACAATATTAAGAGCTCGCGAATTAATTAGTGGAGCGGATTAGAATTtacaataattcataattatGCATATggaataaattatatttaaaaatcaatattcgatatatcaaaatatggtACAATCACACATTTTCCGGATATTATTTAAACTAATAATCTTAACGGTCCATTAAAACTTTCCAAATCAAAATGATTTCCAAATCAATCATTTGATGGAAAATTTCTTGgtcaaaatttaaatcaaatacCGACCTGCAATAATGGGTtagaatttgtatttatttgataGAGAATGAGTAAAATGGAATTGTTAATGACCTTGGACATatctaaatttataattacaaTACTAATTTGGACGTAACACGAgttaaactaaattatataattctaATACTATTTTGACAACtgtacaaataaaaaaatctcccGCGGTAAACCGCAAGTTTAATCctagtattatttatttggtaatACTTTAGTAGAGCAATTCtgatttttacttgtttgatgtatagaaaatgtataaatataagaaaattctGGTTAcataaattttggatttttataaTGTTGGAACAATCGTTAACCaaacaattagaaaaaaaactaattaatttccGTTGAGATAATTATactttcataaaataaaaaggaaattaagaaaaaaaagaaactttactTTTCCTAATAGTAAAATTGTAACACTGTAAAACCATCAAAATcctattagaaaaataaattacctAACTCGCATCCTCTATAAAtacagtagaaactctataaattaataatgttgggaccataaaatttaattaatttatagtgatattaatttatcctataaattaatatttattaatttataggataaaataataaatattaatttatagaaatatttacgTAAAATACAATACTAAAgtcttttaaaaatgtttattaatttagtttttcttatgttttgttgtttgtatattcaattctgttaaaaaaattatttttctcttgactttttaatttatttttctacaaTATATTGTGTCCGTATATTTACGACGTTAACGTGAGGCTTAAtccaaattttctttatcCAAATCTTAccaatgattaaaaaatgttacaaaaccaaatatgacGGATAAAATGCGCAAAGAGTTACGTGagtacaaaagagatcatACCAACGGTACTCTAAAGAGAGTTGTAATTGTGACTTGaataaaagtttcatataaaattagtGTTAGAATCTATGCTtagatttatgattattaatttatgatattattgggaccatatttttacatagggatttttaaaaaattatcatcttattatcttatcgattttggttaatttttacaCGATAAATTATCCATCAGAGCAAATGGGGAAGGccaaaaatcacaaacaatCCAAAACTTACCGCAGCACTAGTACTAGAGCAGCCACATCAATCATATCCCTAACAGAGGTATAGATTCATGTTAAAATGCATGGGAAATCTCACTGATGCGAAAGAAACAATCTCGACAGACATCCTCCAAACACACGAATCATCACGAGGTGAAACTATAGATAAACAAGAGACCTAGAGTATTActacaaacatatataagtaGAAACGAGAAGAGTCTTGTTAGTTAAGAGGGATTCACCTTCAGGATGGTATATTGGATTCTGGCCCGGGACAAGTCATCTCTATTGTGGTACCATTTTATGGAGAGCTGATTCGATATTAAGATAAATGGAATCAAGATTGGCACTTCTAGTTCTAAGGATTGGATAATCCTCCAAGTTCGAGAAGACAACTGTCTCATCTTCTTGACATATCAATAAATGCTGGCGCAGTAAAGTCCACACCAGAGTCCATTGTCCATATAAGAATGTCATTGAACATTCTCATAGCGGGATTTTTGCCTCGGGAAGGAAGTATATTCTTGCCTTCCACGTCTTGTTACATAAAACTTACCCCATGTGGAAACTTTCTTATCGTTAACATGAGCCCAAATTGACATCTTACCGCTAAAGCCGATCTCAATAAGAGAGGATTCGATTTTCTGATAGATCAAATCAGGACTGTTACTATCACTCTATCAGGGAATGGGTTAAGTAACCCAGAGGTCCCAAAAGATGTCCATCTTAGCCCCTTCCACGGGTGTGATAGGTTCTGCATAGGTTAGTGCAGGGCCGGCCCAAGTGTTTTTGTTGCTTAAAGCAAAAATGTGTTTGGCCCATTAACAATGGggtgttgaaaaaaaaaacaatttttgacAAAAGTTTGACTCGAACTAGACACATAGAAAAAGATTATTAGTACTGTTGACCACTATACCAccaacaattttaaaatttgatgccccaaattttgttaataaaatctGATGCCTAAAGGCTTAGCTTCACCATCTTTAGCTCTGGGCGGGCATGGGTTAGTGATCCATTAACCGTTAATCATTACTATTGACAGATCgatcaacaaacaatttcaggtaagagatggagaaagatcTTACTGGTGAAATCTTTGATCTCAGAGAGATCTTCTTCGCCCATGGTTCGACGAAGAGAATTAGAGATTCGATTTCAATAGAATGAGGTTTGTTCAAACCCTAATATAGGGGTTGATTATTATTCAAGAAACATCTGATGTCAGGGTTAGGCcggttaaattttaatttatttggtttgttatgtggttttagacttttagttgGGTTGGATTATTTTCTATTGATTTGGGTGTGATTTCAATTTCTATTGATTTGGGTGTGATTTCaatgtttgtttaattgtttttctttaactcTAATCAACTAGTTATGTCACAATTAGGCAGGAAATGCGAGGgaattaaccaaaaacaaatatatagaaaaaatacagagatatttttttgaagcATGTCCATacattagtttttcttttttcttttgtgagttaaacatatatacattgttttaaTGGTCATTTTGTAAGaattcttattcattttgaaaagaaataataaatatttaaaagtaatGTATCCagtatttaaaatattttattaatatatattggagaaaatctaaatcaattttctcctttttgttAGGAAATAAGTTTTGTGAAAGTCTGCAAGATACATACTGTATATCTATTTGGAGGAAACAAATTCTGAATTCTTTTTATATCAAAGTTTtcaccaaaattaaaatctcacactttttaatatttcaacgTGGCACTTCCACTGCGTCCACATCATCGTGACGTCACCAAAAAGTCACTTTGATCTAAGCATCGTGTTAGGAAAAGTATGTACGGATGGAGACAATATAAGACAACATATGTTGTCCACAACcttaagtttcattttttgtgttacaatctttataaatttgaGACGAAATTATTTTCTCCTATAGTCTTCATCGCAAAAATAAACAGTTAAGAAAGctttcttttcactttctcCAATGGCTTATTCTAAAGCATGTTATAAACTCACCACCATTacaattcttcttctatccTTCACATTACCCTCTCTTGCCGGTAACGCTGAAAACGCAGATGTAAGTGAATGCAAAGCTGAATCTGGAGATCTATCATgtcacaacaacaaagaagcaCAAAAGCTTAAAATCATTGCAATCCCATCTATCTTAGTGGCGAGCATGATCGGTGTTTCTTTACCGTTGTTTTCTCGTTCCATTCCTGCTTTAGGACCCGATCGAGAAATGTCTGTGATCGTTAAGACTTTAGCTTCGGGTGTAATTCTGGCAACCGGTTTTATGCATGTGTTACCGGACTCTTTCGATGATCTCACATCCAAATGTTTGCCTGAAGACCCGTGGCAGAAGTTTCCTTTCGCCACTTTCATCACGATGATCTCGGCTTTGCTCGTTTTAATGATTGAATCGTTTGCGATGTGTGCGTATGCGAGGAGAACTAGTAAGCGTGAAGGAGAAGTCGTACCGTTAGAAAATGGATCTAATTCTGTGGATACACAAAACGACATCCAAACCCTAGAAAATGGATCTAGTTATGtggagaaacaagaaaaggtCAACGAAGATAAGACAAGTGAACTTCTTAGGAATAAAGTCATTGCTCAGGTGAATTTataactgtatatatatatttttaatatcatttcttaattcttgttttgtagTTGAAGCTAGAGATCTATTTTTAATCTAGTccaatgaatatttttaaacgaTCATTTTGGTGCAGATATTGGAACTAGGTATCGTAGTTCACTCGGTTGTGATCGGTCTTGCTATGGGGGCTTCTGATAACAAATGTACCGTACAATCACTCATCGCAGCGCTTTGTTTCCATCAACTCTTTGAAGGAATGGGACTCGGTGGTTCCATCTTACAAGTAAATTCAGACTATATACGTATTAATTTGATAGTTAAATTAACAACATGTctataacatataaatatattttttatttattataggCGCAatttaaaagcaaaacaaattggacaatggtgtttttcttttcggtCACAACACCATTTGGGATTGTTTTAGGGATGGCCATACAAAAGATATATGATGAGACAAGTCCAACTGCGTTGATCGTTGTGGGGGTCTTGAATGCGTGCTCTGCAGGATTGTTGATTTATATGGCCCTTGTTAATCTCTTGGCTCATGAATTCTTCGGACCAAAGATACAAGGGAATATTAAACTTCATGTCCTCGGTTATGTTGCTACCTTCACAGGTGCCGCAGGAATGTCTTTGATGGCTAAGTGGGCATAGAACTCTTGAGTTAGACTCATCTTTACTTCTGTCCTTCACTTTGATTTTCGATCATTGGTACAATAAAATCTTgtactattttgttttgcacaATTGCTTTTATTTGTGGAAtgaagtttgaatttttacatatttattggaacaagaaaaatacaaaataacttttaaaaggaaaactgaatataaaattttccaaaattttacttttctgaagcttaaaagttaaattatcatatttcaaaaggattttaaactgtctttctttaattttgtgcCTGTGATGTTGTTAGTTCTTACCATCAACTGGTCGAAACAAGGGTTTAGTTGAAGTCTCAATCGACTAACACAATGCAGTCGATATTCTTAAGATACGAAATCGAAATTTCGCTTGATTCTAAGTTTAAccgagaaagagagaaatttgaTGATTATAGAGAAGAATTTCAATGATTCGATCAACCATTGATTACAATCGGCATCACAGCTTTGAAGTCATGGTCACCTAACCGAAATTGAATCTGGTAGTGATATACATTTACTACTAATTATGGCATAATTAGATATAAATCCTTTTCTACTAATTAATATTCAA
It encodes the following:
- the CR88 gene encoding Chaperone protein htpG family protein (CR88; FUNCTIONS IN: ATP binding; INVOLVED IN: in 7 processes; LOCATED IN: mitochondrion, chloroplast stroma, plasma membrane, chloroplast, chloroplast envelope; EXPRESSED IN: 24 plant structures; EXPRESSED DURING: 14 growth stages; CONTAINS InterPro DOMAIN/s: Chaperone protein htpG (InterPro:IPR001404), Heat shock protein Hsp90, conserved site (InterPro:IPR019805), Heat shock protein Hsp90, C-terminal (InterPro:IPR020576), Heat shock protein Hsp90, N-terminal (InterPro:IPR020575), Ribosomal protein S5 domain 2-type fold (InterPro:IPR020568), ATPase-like, ATP-binding domain (InterPro:IPR003594); BEST Arabidopsis thaliana protein match is: HEAT SHOCK PROTEIN 89.1 (TAIR:AT3G07770.1); Has 8908 Blast hits to 8859 proteins in 2447 species: Archae - 4; Bacteria - 3393; Metazoa - 2086; Fungi - 314; Plants - 461; Viruses - 0; Other Eukaryotes - 2650 (source: NCBI BLink).), coding for MAPALSRSLYTSPLTSVPITPVSSRLSHLRSSFLPHGGALRTGVSCSWNLEKRCNRFAVKCDAAVAEKETTEEGSGEKFEYQAEVSRLLDLIVHSLYSHKEVFLRELVSNASDALDKLRFLSVTEPSLLGDGGDLEIRIKPDPDNGTITITDTGIGMTKEELIDCLGTIAQSGTSKFLKALKENKDLGADNGLIGQFGVGFYSAFLVAEKVVVSTKSPKSDKQYVWESVADSSSYLIREETDPDNILRRGTQITLYLREDDKYEFAESTRIKNLVKNYSQFVGFPIYTWQEKSRTIEVEEDEPVKEGEEGEPKKKKTTKTEKYWDWELANETKPLWMRNSKEVEKGEYNEFYKKAFNEFLDPLAHTHFTTEGEVEFRSILYIPGMGPLNNEDVTNPKTKNIRLYVKRVFISDDFDGELFPRYLSFVKGVVDSDDLPLNVSREILQESRIVRIMRKRLIRKTFDMIQEISESENKEKFWENFGRFLKLGCIEDTGNHKRITPLLRFFSSKNEEELTSLDDYIENMGENQKAIYYLATDSLKSAKSAPFLEKLIQKDIEVLYLVEPIDEVAIQNLQTYKEKKFVDISKEDLELGDEDEVKDREAKQEFNLLCDWIKQQLGDKVAKVQVSNRLSSSPCVLVSGKFGWSANMERLMKAQALGDTSSLEFMRGRRILEINPDHPIIKDLNAACKNAPESTEATRVVDLLYDTAIISSGFTPDSPAELGNKIYEMMAMAVGGRWGRVEEEEESSTVNEGDDKSGETEVVEPSEVRAESDPWQD
- the CR88 gene encoding Chaperone protein htpG family protein (CR88; FUNCTIONS IN: ATP binding; INVOLVED IN: in 7 processes; LOCATED IN: mitochondrion, plasma membrane, chloroplast stroma, chloroplast, chloroplast envelope; EXPRESSED IN: 24 plant structures; EXPRESSED DURING: 14 growth stages; CONTAINS InterPro DOMAIN/s: Chaperone protein htpG (InterPro:IPR001404), Heat shock protein Hsp90, conserved site (InterPro:IPR019805), Heat shock protein Hsp90, C-terminal (InterPro:IPR020576), Heat shock protein Hsp90, N-terminal (InterPro:IPR020575), Ribosomal protein S5 domain 2-type fold (InterPro:IPR020568), ATPase-like, ATP-binding domain (InterPro:IPR003594); BEST Arabidopsis thaliana protein match is: HEAT SHOCK PROTEIN 89.1 (TAIR:AT3G07770.1); Has 8928 Blast hits to 8878 proteins in 2458 species: Archae - 4; Bacteria - 3413; Metazoa - 2083; Fungi - 313; Plants - 465; Viruses - 0; Other Eukaryotes - 2650 (source: NCBI BLink).) is translated as MAPALSRSLYTSPLTSVPITPVSSRLSHLRSSFLPHGGALRTGVSCSWNLEKRCNRFAVKCDAAVAEKETTEEGSGEKFEYQAEVSRLLDLIVHSLYSHKEVFLRELVSNASDALDKLRFLSVTEPSLLGDGGDLEIRIKPDPDNGTITITDTGIGMTKEELIDCLGTIAQSGTSKFLKALKENKDLGADNGLIGQFGVGFYSAFLVAEKVVVSTKSPKSDKQYVWESVADSSSYLIREETDPDNILRRGTQITLYLREDDKYEFAESTRIKNLVKNYSQFVGFPIYTWQEKSRTIEVEEDEPVKEGEEGEPKKKKTTKTEKYWDWELANETKPLWMRNSKEVEKGEYNEFYKKAFNEFLDPLAHTHFTTEGEVEFRSILYIPGMGPLNNEDVTNPKTKNIRLYVKRVFISDDFDGELFPRYLSFVKGVVDSDDLPLNVSREILQESRIVRIMRKRLIRKTFDMIQEISESENKEDYKKFWENFGRFLKLGCIEDTGNHKRITPLLRFFSSKNEEELTSLDDYIENMGENQKAIYYLATDSLKSAKSAPFLEKLIQKDIEVLYLVEPIDEVAIQNLQTYKEKKFVDISKEDLELGDEDEVKDREAKQEFNLLCDWIKQQLGDKVAKVQVSNRLSSSPCVLVSGKFGWSANMERLMKAQALGDTSSLEFMRGRRILEINPDHPIIKDLNAACKNAPESTEATRVVDLLYDTAIISSGFTPDSPAELGNKIYEMMAMAVGGRWGRVEEEEESSTVNEGDDKSGETEVVEPSEVRAESDPWQD
- the ZIP7 gene encoding zinc transporter 7 precursor (zinc transporter 7 precursor (ZIP7); FUNCTIONS IN: cation transmembrane transporter activity, zinc ion transmembrane transporter activity, metal ion transmembrane transporter activity; INVOLVED IN: cation transport, zinc ion transport, metal ion transport, transmembrane transport; LOCATED IN: endomembrane system, integral to membrane, membrane; EXPRESSED IN: 12 plant structures; EXPRESSED DURING: 8 growth stages; CONTAINS InterPro DOMAIN/s: Zinc/iron permease, fungal/plant (InterPro:IPR004698), Zinc/iron permease (InterPro:IPR003689); BEST Arabidopsis thaliana protein match is: iron-regulated transporter 1 (TAIR:AT4G19690.2); Has 1848 Blast hits to 1741 proteins in 306 species: Archae - 0; Bacteria - 134; Metazoa - 385; Fungi - 602; Plants - 510; Viruses - 0; Other Eukaryotes - 217 (source: NCBI BLink).), producing the protein MAYSKACYKLTTITILLLSFTLPSLAGNAENADVSECKAESGDLSCHNNKEAQKLKIIAIPSILVASMIGVSLPLFSRSIPALGPDREMSVIVKTLASGVILATGFMHVLPDSFDDLTSKCLPEDPWQKFPFATFITMISALLVLMIESFAMCAYARRTSKREGEVVPLENGSNSVDTQNDIQTLENGSSYVEKQEKVNEDKTSELLRNKVIAQILELGIVVHSVVIGLAMGASDNKCTVQSLIAALCFHQLFEGMGLGGSILQAQFKSKTNWTMVFFFSVTTPFGIVLGMAIQKIYDETSPTALIVVGVLNACSAGLLIYMALVNLLAHEFFGPKIQGNIKLHVLGYVATFTGAAGMSLMAKWA